The Nicotiana sylvestris chromosome 6, ASM39365v2, whole genome shotgun sequence genomic sequence aaatcttcttgatgttcttgtttgctgtttcaacggcaccattggctttgggTCGATAGGAAGTAGAGTttctatgcgttattttgaattgttcgcatatctctcccatcaaatgactattcaagtttacagcattatttgtgataatagttgcaggaatgccaaaaCGGCAAATAAGATTGGAGTGTACaaaatctaccacagctttcttggtgaccaaTTTGAGAGTgatagcttcaacccacttcgtgaagtagtcaatggcaaccagtatgaatctgtgcccatttgaggctttcgACTCGATCgtcccaatgacgtccatgccccaagtgacaaatggccaaggcgctgACATGGGATGTAGTTCTgttggaggtgcatgaatcaaatcaccgtacACCTGACATTGATGGCACTTCCGGACAAAAGtgaagcagtccttttccatggttatctaGTAATAtaccgctcgaaggattttctatGCTAAAACATACtcgttcatgtggggtccacatACTCCCGCGTGcacttcatgcatgattcttctagcctcttttgcgtcaacacatcttaacaaattgaggtccggagttctcttgtacaagacATCCCCattcaaaaagaaaccactcgtGTGCCGTCTAATGGTTCTTTTTTGGTCACCACTGGcttgttcggggtattcttgcattttcaaaaaccttttgatgtcatggtaccatggctgaaCATTCGGTTCTGCTTCAACTGTATTACAGTagccgtgtctttccctgatttggatttccaagggatcaatgtgggcattgcctggatatggcagcattgaggccaaagtagcaagtgcatcggccaATTCGTTGTGACAGCgagggatatacctgaactctactgaCTTGAATCGCTTTCTGAGGTCTTCCACATGCTGTTTGTAAGGGATAAGCTTAACATCTCAGGTTTCCCATTCTCTCtaggcttgccggataatcagatcGGAGTCTCCCATGATCAACAACTCTTCGAAATCTTGGTCGAtcgccatgttcatacccataatgcaggcttcatactcggcagtgttgtttgtACAGAAAAACCAAAGCCTGGTTGtggccggataatgctgaccggggggagagatcaagattgccccaattccaacaccctTTGCGTTCACCACTCCattgaagaacattttccaagcattggtgtcttcggatattgcctcaactgagtttacctcttcatccgggaagtaagtgctcaaaggttggtatttatcatcaaccggattctcagccaaatgatttGCTAAGGCCTGAGCTTTCATTGTTGTGCGGCTGACAAAAACTATGTCAAATTtcgtgagcaggatctgccactttgctaatctcccCGTGGGCATCGGCTTTTGGAATAGGTATTTTagaggatccaacctggttatgaggtaagtggtgtaagattacagataatgtctcagcttctgagcgacccaagttagtgTGCAACAAGTTCTTTCCAGCAAAGTGTAC encodes the following:
- the LOC138870240 gene encoding uncharacterized protein — protein: MKAQALANHLAENPVDDKYQPLSTYFPDEEVNSVEAISEDTNAWKMFFNGVHVEDLRKRFKSVEFRYIPRCHNELADALATLASMLPYPGNAHIDPLEIQIRERHGYCNTVEAEPNVQPWYHDIKRFLKMQEYPEQASGDQKRTIRRHTSGFFLNGDVLYKRTPDLNLLRCVDAKEARRIMHEVHAGVCGPHMNEYVLA